Proteins found in one Candidatus Saccharibacteria bacterium genomic segment:
- a CDS encoding 50S ribosomal protein L27: MSKTKAGGSTKNGRDSKGQRLGLKLFGGQIVRTGQIILRQRGTRYKSGNNTFSSKDQTIHASQDGKVAFRQRKVRNYAGKPVVRTYVDVVDTAL; this comes from the coding sequence ATGTCAAAAACTAAAGCCGGTGGTTCTACTAAAAACGGAAGGGATTCCAAGGGTCAAAGACTAGGTCTCAAGCTTTTTGGTGGACAAATTGTCAGAACTGGTCAAATTATTTTGAGACAACGTGGTACCAGATATAAATCTGGAAATAATACTTTTAGCTCCAAGGATCAAACCATCCACGCCAGCCAAGATGGCAAAGTAGCCTTTAGGCAACGCAAAGTTCGCAATTATGCTGGTAAGCCAGTAGTAAGAACTTACGTAGACGTGGTAGATACAGCACTCTAG